Genomic window (Candidatus Woesearchaeota archaeon):
CCAAATTGATAAATATTTGTACTTGCAAGTGTTGTTAAATATTCAGGTTCTGCACCAACTAATAAACCAATTTCATCACGTTTAGTTGTATTTTCTCCGTAATCATTATAATATTCAATAGTTATAGGAATTTTATATGCTTTAGATTCTGCGTCAGGTAATACTATTAAATTAAATAGGGCTTTACTAGAACTTCCAGGCAAAATTTCATTAATGTGCCTTTCAGATGTAGTAAATACCGGTGCAAAAGGTAAGTCTGTTAAATCTAATTTAACTTTTACATCTTTCATAGAAGCTTTTCCATTATTTTCAACATCTACCCCCAATTCAGTTGTTCCACCAGGTGAAATAGTATTCAACTCCAAATCTATTGCCTGGGCATTTATTTTGCCTTCAACAACATTTTGAGATCTACTTATTGTAACTAAAAATTTCTCAGCTATATTCATCGCTTTTTTAGGTGAATAGAATTGTAAACTTACATAATTATCTCCTTCTTTAGCTTCATTATTTACTTCTAATTCAAACTCTAAATTTTTCTTTTCTCCTGGAGATAGGGCATTAACATTTATACTACTAGATTTAACAGTAAACGGATAAGCTGCTGAGAGTGAAAAGTCTAAATTATTTAAAACAACAGAATCAATATTTGTAACTTCAAATAATAATTTCGCATTTCCACCAATTTCAATTGGCGAGGGATCTACTTTAATTAAAATTATCTTTAGCTCTTTTGTAGAACTTATTACTGACTGTTCTGCAAAAGAAAAACTAACTAACATTAAAATCATAAATAAAACTATGATACCAAAATTTTTAATTTTCATCCTTTGACCTCCTTTTCAACATGTCCATCAATTAATTTTACTATTCTATCTCCATATTTTGTTAATGATAAATCATGTGTAACTATTATTATTGTTTTTTTCATTTTTTTATTTAAATTTATTAATTCATCTACAACTGTAGTTCCTGTTTTAGAGTCTAAATTTCCTGTAGGTTCATCAGCCAACAAAATCTCAGGATCATTAACTAAAGCTCTCGCAATTGCAACTCTTTGTTGTTCTCCACCAGACATTTCACTTGGTTTATGGTCTAATCTATCCCCTAAACCCATTTTATATAGTAATTCAACTGCCCTTTGCATTGCTTTACTCTTAGGAACATTTTGAAAGGTCATAGGTAACATAACATTTTCTAATGCAGTTAAAGAAGGAATTAAATCAAAATCTTGGAATATAAATCCAATTTTTTTCCCTCTTATTTGTGCTAAATCTGATTCATGCATTTTTGAAATATCTTTTCCATCAAGTAAAATCTTTCCTCTTGTTGGTAAATCTAAACAGCCAATCATATTCAAAGAAGTGGATTTTCCAGAGCCAGATTTTCCAACTATAATTAACATCTCACCTTTTTTAACATCAATATTTAATCCTCTTAATGCTGGA
Coding sequences:
- a CDS encoding COG1361 S-layer family protein codes for the protein MKIKNFGIIVLFMILMLVSFSFAEQSVISSTKELKIILIKVDPSPIEIGGNAKLLFEVTNIDSVVLNNLDFSLSAAYPFTVKSSSINVNALSPGEKKNLEFELEVNNEAKEGDNYVSLQFYSPKKAMNIAEKFLVTISRSQNVVEGKINAQAIDLELNTISPGGTTELGVDVENNGKASMKDVKVKLDLTDLPFAPVFTTSERHINEILPGSSSKALFNLIVLPDAESKAYKIPITIEYYNDYGENTTKRDEIGLLVGAEPEYLTTLASTNIYQFGKKGKISISISNSGTSDMKFLVAELQESDCYNIISQPKIYVGNIDSDDYETVDYEIYTKRCKIDGEIPLKIELTYKDAYNRDKVEEKEVGLRIFNSIERSNYGLGETEGKIFTFIFYILLVILIYFTYKEWRKDKNIVKALKQGFLDLCATIVRFIRLFRWKNVKTWPKKIESFIKSVR
- a CDS encoding ABC transporter ATP-binding protein, with the translated sequence MDAIIQLQDVWKIYKMGEVEVPALRGLNIDVKKGEMLIIVGKSGSGKSTSLNMIGCLDLPTRGKILLDGKDISKMHESDLAQIRGKKIGFIFQDFDLIPSLTALENVMLPMTFQNVPKSKAMQRAVELLYKMGLGDRLDHKPSEMSGGEQQRVAIARALVNDPEILLADEPTGNLDSKTGTTVVDELINLNKKMKKTIIIVTHDLSLTKYGDRIVKLIDGHVEKEVKG